Proteins encoded by one window of Serratia nevei:
- the uxaC gene encoding glucuronate isomerase, whose translation MATFLSEDFLLDSEFARRLYHDYAAQQPIFDYHCHLPPQQIAENTRFSNLYDIWLRGDHYKWRAMRTNGVAERLCTGDAGDREKFDAWAATVPHTIGNPLYHWTHLELRRPFGITGTLLSPSTADEIWQRGNALLAQDEFRARGIMRQMNVKMVGTTDDPIDDLRHHRAIADDHSFDIKVLPSWRPDKAFAIDAPGFNDYLRQLEAAADSAIGRFSMLCDALHKRMDHFAAHGCKVADHALDVVVFGEADEATLDAILLRRLNGELPTPEQSAQFKSAVLLFLAGEYRRRGWVQQYHIGALRNNNSRMLAAVGPDIGFDSINDRPLAEPLSRLLDAQARQGGLPKTILYCLNPRDNEVIGTMIGNFQGEGTPGKMQFGSGWWFNDQKDGMQRQMTQLAQLGLLSRFVGMLTDSRSFLSYTRHEYFRRILCQMIGRWVTDGEAPADIALLGGMVKNICFDNAKDYFAIDLA comes from the coding sequence ATGGCGACGTTTTTGAGCGAAGATTTCCTGCTGGACAGCGAATTTGCCCGGCGTTTGTACCATGACTACGCGGCGCAGCAGCCGATTTTCGACTACCACTGCCATTTGCCGCCGCAGCAGATTGCGGAGAATACCCGCTTCAGCAACCTGTACGATATCTGGCTGCGGGGCGATCACTACAAATGGCGGGCGATGCGCACCAACGGCGTGGCGGAGCGGCTGTGCACCGGCGATGCGGGCGATCGCGAGAAATTCGACGCCTGGGCCGCCACGGTGCCGCACACCATTGGCAACCCGCTCTATCACTGGACGCACCTGGAGCTGCGCCGGCCGTTCGGCATCACCGGGACGCTGCTGTCGCCGAGCACGGCGGATGAGATCTGGCAGCGCGGCAATGCGCTGCTGGCGCAGGATGAGTTTCGCGCGCGCGGCATCATGCGGCAGATGAACGTGAAAATGGTCGGTACCACCGACGATCCGATCGACGATCTGCGCCACCATCGGGCGATCGCCGACGATCATAGCTTCGATATCAAGGTGTTGCCGAGCTGGCGGCCAGACAAGGCCTTCGCCATCGATGCGCCCGGCTTCAATGACTATCTGCGGCAGCTGGAGGCGGCGGCGGACAGCGCCATCGGCCGTTTCAGCATGCTGTGCGACGCCCTGCACAAGCGTATGGATCACTTCGCCGCCCACGGTTGCAAGGTGGCCGACCATGCGCTGGACGTGGTGGTGTTCGGCGAGGCCGATGAAGCGACGCTGGATGCGATCCTGCTGCGTCGCCTGAACGGCGAGCTACCGACGCCGGAACAGAGCGCGCAGTTCAAAAGCGCGGTGCTGCTGTTCCTGGCCGGCGAATACCGGCGCCGCGGCTGGGTGCAGCAATATCACATCGGCGCGCTGCGCAATAACAACAGCCGCATGTTGGCCGCCGTCGGGCCGGATATCGGCTTCGACTCGATCAACGATCGGCCGCTGGCGGAGCCGCTGTCGCGGCTGCTGGATGCCCAGGCGCGGCAGGGCGGCCTGCCGAAAACCATTCTCTATTGCCTCAACCCGCGCGATAACGAAGTGATCGGTACCATGATCGGCAATTTCCAGGGGGAAGGCACGCCGGGCAAGATGCAGTTTGGCTCCGGCTGGTGGTTCAACGATCAGAAGGACGGCATGCAGCGCCAAATGACGCAGCTGGCGCAGCTCGGGCTGCTGAGCCGCTTCGTCGGCATGCTGACCGACAGTCGCAGCTTCCTGTCGTATACGCGCCATGAATACTTCCGCCGCATCCTTTGCCAGATGATCGGCCGCTGGGTGACGGACGGCGAAGCGCCGGCCGATATCGCGCTGCTGGGCGGGATGGTGAAAAACATCTGCTTCGACAACGCCAAAGACTATTTCGCCATTGACCTGGCGTAG
- a CDS encoding MFS transporter, whose amino-acid sequence MRKIKGLRWYMIGLVTVGTVLGYLTRNAIAVAAPTLEDTLHITTQQYSYIVAAYSACYTVMQPVAGYVLDVLGTKVGYAMFAILWAVFCMGTALANSWGGLALARGAVGMAEAAMIPAGLKASSEWFPAKERSIAVGYFNVGSSIGGMIAPPLVVWAIVAHSWEMAFIITGVLSLIWAICWLLFYKHPKDQKKLSQEERRYILEGQEAQHQTSNAKKMSAWQIVRNRQFWGIALPRFLAEPAWGTFNAWIPLFMFKAYGFNLKEIAMFAWMPMLFADLGCIVGGYLPPLFQKYFKVNLIVSRKLVVTMGAVLMIGPGMIGLFTSPYAAIALLCVGGFAHQALSGALITLSSDVFGRNEVATANGLTGMAAWTASTLFALVVGALADTLGFSPLFAALSVFDILGAIVIWTVLQNRPAAEAQPATLQPAPARS is encoded by the coding sequence ATGCGTAAAATTAAAGGGTTACGCTGGTACATGATCGGGCTGGTGACCGTCGGCACCGTGCTGGGTTACCTGACCCGCAACGCCATCGCCGTGGCGGCGCCGACGCTGGAAGATACGCTGCACATCACCACCCAGCAGTATTCCTATATCGTCGCCGCCTATTCCGCCTGCTACACCGTGATGCAGCCGGTGGCGGGCTATGTGTTGGACGTGCTCGGCACCAAGGTCGGTTACGCCATGTTCGCCATTCTTTGGGCGGTGTTCTGTATGGGCACCGCGCTGGCCAACAGCTGGGGCGGGCTGGCGTTGGCGCGCGGCGCGGTCGGCATGGCCGAGGCGGCGATGATCCCCGCCGGGCTGAAGGCCAGCAGCGAGTGGTTTCCGGCCAAAGAGCGTTCGATCGCCGTCGGCTATTTCAACGTCGGTTCGTCGATCGGCGGCATGATCGCCCCGCCGCTGGTGGTATGGGCCATCGTGGCGCACAGCTGGGAGATGGCGTTCATCATCACCGGCGTGCTGAGCCTGATCTGGGCCATCTGCTGGCTGCTGTTCTACAAGCACCCGAAAGATCAGAAGAAACTGAGCCAGGAAGAGCGTCGTTACATCCTCGAAGGCCAGGAAGCGCAGCACCAGACCTCAAACGCCAAAAAGATGTCCGCCTGGCAGATCGTGCGCAACCGCCAGTTCTGGGGCATCGCGCTGCCGCGCTTTCTGGCGGAACCGGCCTGGGGCACCTTCAACGCCTGGATCCCACTGTTCATGTTCAAGGCCTACGGCTTTAATCTGAAAGAGATCGCCATGTTCGCCTGGATGCCGATGCTGTTCGCCGATCTCGGCTGCATCGTCGGCGGCTACCTGCCGCCGCTGTTCCAGAAGTATTTCAAGGTCAATCTGATCGTCTCGCGCAAGCTGGTGGTGACGATGGGGGCGGTGTTGATGATCGGCCCCGGCATGATCGGCCTGTTCACCAGCCCTTACGCGGCTATCGCGCTGCTGTGCGTCGGCGGCTTCGCCCATCAGGCGCTGTCCGGCGCGCTGATCACCCTCTCTTCCGACGTGTTCGGCCGCAATGAGGTGGCGACCGCCAACGGCCTGACCGGCATGGCGGCCTGGACCGCCAGCACGCTGTTCGCCCTGGTGGTCGGCGCCCTGGCGGACACCCTCGGCTTCAGCCCGCTGTTCGCCGCGCTGTCGGTCTTCGACATTCTCGGCGCCATCGTCATCTGGACGGTGCTGCAAAACCGCCCGGCCGCCGAAGCGCAGCCTGCCACGCTGCAGCCAGCCCCGGCGCGCAGCTGA
- the exuR gene encoding transcriptional regulator ExuR, producing MEFTETRRLYQQLAAELKQRIESGRYPVGDKLPAERYIAEEMNVSRTVVREAIIMLEVEGYVDVRKGSGIHVVSNQQKHLVVPGDSIEFATAGPFELLQARQLIESNIAEFAATQVTKQDIVQLMEIQEHARKEDRFRDSQWDLKFHVQVALATQNTAMATIVEKMWVQRVNNPYWKKLHEHIDERSIASWCDDHDQILKALMRKDPYAAKLAMWQHLENTKQMLFNATSDDFEYNADRYLFAENPVVHLDGVNHEPK from the coding sequence ATGGAATTCACCGAAACCAGACGCCTGTATCAGCAACTGGCCGCCGAGCTTAAGCAACGTATCGAAAGCGGCCGCTACCCGGTAGGCGACAAGCTGCCGGCCGAGCGATACATCGCCGAAGAGATGAATGTGAGCCGCACCGTGGTGCGCGAAGCGATCATCATGCTGGAAGTGGAAGGCTATGTGGACGTGCGCAAGGGATCCGGGATCCACGTGGTGTCCAACCAGCAAAAACACCTGGTGGTGCCGGGCGACAGCATCGAGTTCGCCACCGCCGGCCCGTTTGAGCTGCTGCAGGCGCGCCAGCTGATCGAAAGCAACATCGCCGAATTCGCCGCCACCCAGGTGACCAAACAAGATATCGTGCAGCTGATGGAGATCCAGGAGCACGCCCGCAAAGAGGATCGCTTCCGCGACTCGCAGTGGGATCTGAAGTTCCACGTGCAGGTGGCGCTGGCCACCCAGAACACCGCCATGGCCACCATCGTGGAAAAAATGTGGGTGCAGCGGGTCAACAACCCTTACTGGAAGAAACTGCACGAGCACATCGATGAACGTTCGATCGCCAGCTGGTGCGACGATCACGATCAGATCCTCAAGGCGCTGATGCGCAAAGATCCTTACGCCGCCAAACTGGCGATGTGGCAGCACCTGGAAAACACCAAGCAGATGCTGTTTAACGCCACCAGCGACGACTTCGAATACAACGCCGATCGCTACCTGTTCGCCGAGAATCCGGTGGTACATCTGGATGGCGTGAACCACGAGCCGAAATAG
- a CDS encoding DedA family protein, translated as MDIIKELIHALWQQDFETLANPSLVWTLYILLFMILFLENGLLPAAFLPGDSLLILVGVLIAKGTMGFPLTIVILTVAASLGCWVSYIQGRWLGNTRTVQGWLSHLPAHYHQRAHNLFHRHGLSALLVGRFLAFVRTLLPTIAGLSGLSNARFQFFNWMSGLLWVLILTTLGFALGKTPVFRKYEDQLMFCLMMLPLVLLVVGLVGSLIVLWRKKRAGSQNPGKGA; from the coding sequence ATGGATATCATTAAAGAACTGATACATGCCTTGTGGCAGCAGGATTTTGAGACGCTGGCGAACCCTTCGTTGGTGTGGACCCTCTACATTCTGCTGTTCATGATCCTGTTTTTGGAAAACGGCCTGCTGCCGGCCGCTTTCCTGCCGGGCGACAGCCTGCTGATCCTGGTTGGCGTGCTGATCGCCAAAGGCACCATGGGCTTCCCGCTGACCATCGTCATCCTGACCGTCGCCGCCAGCCTGGGGTGCTGGGTCAGCTATATACAGGGCCGATGGCTCGGCAATACGCGAACGGTGCAAGGCTGGCTTTCGCACCTGCCGGCCCACTACCATCAGCGCGCTCACAACCTGTTCCACCGCCACGGGCTTTCCGCCCTGCTGGTCGGCCGCTTCCTGGCCTTCGTGCGCACCCTGCTGCCGACCATCGCCGGCCTGTCCGGCCTGAGCAACGCGCGCTTCCAGTTCTTCAACTGGATGAGCGGCCTGCTGTGGGTCTTGATCCTGACGACGCTGGGCTTCGCGCTGGGGAAAACCCCGGTGTTCCGCAAGTATGAAGATCAGCTGATGTTCTGCCTGATGATGTTGCCGCTGGTGTTGCTGGTGGTCGGGCTGGTCGGCTCGCTGATCGTGCTGTGGCGCAAAAAACGCGCCGGCAGCCAGAACCCGGGGAAAGGGGCGTGA
- the mzrA gene encoding EnvZ/OmpR regulon moderator MzrA, translating into MIALALLALATLLVPCMVRTESELRIRASQQGLSLPDGFYVYQRLDERGIRIKSITPEGDGLVIRLDSPEQQLLAREALQTILPPGYHIALSESPVPSHWVREFARSPLNLG; encoded by the coding sequence ATGATCGCGCTCGCCCTGCTGGCGTTGGCGACGCTGTTGGTGCCCTGCATGGTGCGCACCGAGAGCGAGCTGCGCATTCGCGCCAGCCAGCAAGGGCTGTCGCTGCCCGACGGTTTTTACGTCTATCAGCGCCTGGATGAGCGCGGCATCCGCATCAAAAGCATTACGCCGGAAGGCGATGGCCTGGTCATCCGTCTGGATTCGCCGGAGCAGCAATTGCTGGCGCGCGAAGCGCTGCAAACCATCCTGCCGCCCGGTTACCACATCGCGTTGAGCGAGTCCCCCGTGCCGTCGCATTGGGTACGCGAATTTGCGCGTTCCCCACTCAATCTGGGATAA
- a CDS encoding DUF1090 domain-containing protein: MKLRHSLLLLLPLCTLPSLASAAEGGCAAKAQDIQQQIDYATQHGNTHRVDGLKKALSEVQTHCTEAGLQAERQKNIAEKQRKVDERRQELKEAQQTGKLDKVAKKQQKLAEAQAELKRAQAE, encoded by the coding sequence ATGAAATTACGCCATTCACTGTTACTGCTGTTGCCACTCTGCACGCTGCCGTCGCTCGCTTCGGCCGCTGAGGGCGGCTGCGCCGCCAAAGCGCAAGACATCCAGCAGCAAATCGACTACGCCACCCAACACGGCAACACCCACCGCGTGGACGGGCTGAAAAAAGCGCTGAGCGAAGTGCAGACTCACTGTACCGAAGCCGGTCTGCAGGCCGAACGCCAGAAAAATATCGCAGAGAAGCAGCGCAAGGTCGACGAGCGCCGACAGGAACTGAAAGAAGCGCAGCAAACCGGCAAGCTGGACAAGGTCGCCAAGAAGCAGCAAAAGCTGGCAGAAGCGCAGGCTGAGCTGAAACGCGCCCAGGCGGAATAA
- a CDS encoding DUF883 family protein, protein MAHDSNAENLRAELKSLADTLEEVLNSSTDKPKAELEKLRSKAEGALKETRARLSDAGDKLASQTKQIAGQADDYVRDNPWTGIGIGAAVGVVLGVLLARR, encoded by the coding sequence ATGGCACATGATTCAAATGCAGAAAACTTACGCGCTGAACTGAAGTCCTTAGCCGATACGCTGGAGGAAGTGCTGAACTCCTCCACCGACAAGCCGAAAGCCGAGCTGGAGAAGCTGCGTTCGAAAGCGGAAGGCGCGCTGAAAGAGACCCGCGCTCGCCTGAGCGACGCCGGTGACAAGCTGGCTTCGCAAACCAAACAGATCGCCGGTCAGGCCGACGACTACGTGCGCGACAACCCGTGGACCGGCATCGGTATCGGCGCGGCGGTCGGCGTCGTGCTGGGCGTGCTGCTCGCGCGTCGTTAA
- a CDS encoding phage holin family protein: protein MAEQPQVRAQGPAKGVLDIGQRIITILVGMMETRVRLAVVELEEEKANLIQLLIMAGMTLLFTAFGLMSLLILIFWAIDPVYRLVALGATTGVLLFLAVVGTIWTLVKARRTTLLGATRKQLELDRAELEREP, encoded by the coding sequence ATGGCTGAACAACCGCAAGTGCGCGCGCAGGGCCCCGCTAAAGGGGTCCTGGATATCGGTCAGCGCATCATCACGATCCTGGTCGGCATGATGGAAACCCGTGTCCGGCTGGCGGTGGTCGAGCTGGAAGAGGAGAAAGCCAACCTCATTCAGCTGCTGATCATGGCCGGTATGACGCTGCTGTTCACCGCCTTCGGTTTGATGAGCCTGCTGATCCTGATCTTCTGGGCCATCGATCCGGTCTACCGGCTGGTGGCGCTGGGCGCCACGACCGGCGTGCTGCTGTTCCTGGCCGTGGTTGGCACCATCTGGACGCTGGTCAAGGCCCGTCGCACCACGCTGCTCGGCGCCACGCGCAAGCAGCTGGAACTCGACCGCGCCGAACTGGAGCGCGAGCCATGA
- a CDS encoding YqjK-like family protein, which produces MSRRRYLEWKKERLIRQIQQQRLDLAEHKSLWLEKTERIDRGWQTVFGLRRYLVLGSSVMALYGIRHPSKMIRWSRRAFGAWSAIRLFKKTFSAK; this is translated from the coding sequence ATGAGCCGCCGCCGCTACCTGGAATGGAAAAAAGAGAGGCTGATTCGCCAGATCCAGCAGCAACGCCTGGATCTGGCCGAACACAAGTCTCTGTGGTTGGAGAAGACCGAACGCATCGACCGCGGCTGGCAAACGGTGTTTGGCCTGCGCCGCTATCTGGTGCTCGGTTCCAGCGTCATGGCGCTGTACGGCATTCGCCACCCCAGCAAGATGATCCGCTGGTCGCGCCGCGCTTTCGGTGCCTGGAGCGCTATCCGCCTGTTTAAAAAGACCTTCTCCGCCAAGTAA
- a CDS encoding DoxX family protein yields the protein MKKLEDTGLLVARILMPILFIVAGYGKMGDAYAGTQQYMQSMGVPGFLLPLTILLEFGGGLAILFGFLTRTVALFTAGFTILTALLFHTDFAEGVNQLMFMKNLTIAGGFIVLAVAGPGGFSIDRLLNKKW from the coding sequence ATGAAAAAATTAGAAGATACAGGTTTGCTGGTTGCTCGTATTCTGATGCCAATCCTGTTTATCGTGGCAGGCTACGGCAAAATGGGTGACGCTTATGCCGGTACCCAACAGTACATGCAATCGATGGGCGTGCCTGGCTTCTTGCTGCCGCTGACCATCCTGCTGGAATTTGGCGGCGGTCTGGCGATCCTGTTCGGTTTCCTGACCCGCACCGTAGCGCTGTTCACTGCCGGCTTCACCATTCTGACCGCGCTGCTGTTCCACACTGACTTTGCGGAAGGCGTAAACCAGCTGATGTTCATGAAAAACCTGACCATCGCCGGCGGCTTCATCGTGTTGGCGGTTGCAGGCCCGGGCGGCTTCAGCATCGACCGTCTTCTGAACAAGAAATGGTAA
- a CDS encoding glutathione S-transferase family protein: MGQLVDGVWQDIWYDTKSTGGRFKRSTAQFRNWVTADGQPGEHGAGGFQAEAGRYHLYVSLACPWAHRTLLMRKLKGLEQIIPVSVVHPLMLKNGWTFGQDFPETTGDPLYHADFLYQIYLQADPHYSGRVTVPVLWDKQRQTIVSNESADIIRMFNSAFDGVGARAGDYYPAELRGKIDELNGWIYDQVNNGVYKAGFATSQEAYDEAVNGVFNALERLEQILGQHRYLTGDRLTEADLRLWTTLVRFDPVYVTHFKCDKHRISDYLNLYGFLRDIYQMPGIADTVSLPHIRNHYYRSHATINPHGIISIGPAQDLDEPHGRDRLFG, encoded by the coding sequence ATGGGACAACTCGTCGATGGCGTTTGGCAAGACATCTGGTATGACACGAAATCTACCGGCGGCCGTTTCAAACGTTCAACCGCTCAGTTTCGCAATTGGGTGACCGCCGACGGTCAGCCGGGCGAACACGGCGCAGGCGGCTTCCAGGCCGAAGCGGGCCGTTATCACCTGTATGTTTCTCTCGCCTGCCCCTGGGCGCACCGCACGCTGCTGATGCGCAAACTGAAAGGGCTGGAGCAGATCATTCCGGTCTCGGTAGTGCACCCGCTGATGCTGAAAAACGGCTGGACCTTCGGCCAGGATTTTCCTGAAACCACCGGCGATCCGTTGTATCACGCCGACTTCCTGTATCAGATCTACCTGCAGGCCGATCCGCACTACAGCGGGCGCGTGACCGTGCCGGTACTGTGGGATAAACAGCGGCAAACCATCGTCAGCAACGAATCCGCCGACATCATCCGCATGTTCAACAGCGCGTTTGACGGCGTGGGGGCCCGCGCGGGCGATTACTACCCGGCCGAGCTGCGCGGCAAAATCGATGAGCTGAACGGTTGGATTTACGATCAGGTGAACAACGGCGTGTACAAGGCCGGTTTCGCCACCAGCCAGGAAGCGTATGACGAAGCGGTCAACGGGGTCTTCAACGCGCTGGAGCGCCTGGAGCAGATCCTGGGGCAGCACCGCTACCTGACCGGCGATCGGCTGACCGAAGCCGACCTGCGTCTGTGGACCACGCTGGTGCGCTTCGATCCGGTGTACGTCACCCACTTCAAGTGCGATAAACACCGCATCAGCGACTACCTGAACCTGTACGGTTTCCTGCGCGACATCTACCAGATGCCGGGCATTGCCGACACGGTCAGCCTGCCGCACATTCGCAACCACTACTACCGCAGCCACGCCACCATCAACCCGCACGGCATCATTTCCATCGGGCCGGCGCAGGATCTGGACGAGCCGCACGGCCGCGATCGGCTCTTCGGCTAA
- a CDS encoding LysR family transcriptional regulator, with the protein MARDRALTLEALRVMDAIDRRGSFAAAADELGRVPSALSYTMQKLEEELDVVLFDRSGHRTKFTNVGRMLLERGRVLLEAADKLTTDAEALARGWETHLTIVSEALSPPSLLFPLVDKLALKANTQVSIFTEVLAGAWERLEQGRADIVIAPDMHFRASSEINTRKLYKVMSVYVAAPDHPIHQEPEPLSEVTRVKYRGIAVADTARERPVLTVQLLDKQQRLTVSTIEDKRLALLAGLGVATMPYPMVEKDIEAGRLRVVGPEYSREADIIMAWRRDSMGEAKAWFLREIPRLFAQR; encoded by the coding sequence ATGGCCAGAGATCGGGCGCTCACGCTTGAGGCGCTGAGAGTGATGGACGCGATCGACCGCCGCGGCAGCTTCGCCGCGGCCGCCGACGAATTGGGCCGGGTGCCGTCGGCGCTCAGCTACACCATGCAAAAATTGGAAGAAGAATTGGACGTGGTGCTGTTCGACCGTTCGGGCCACCGCACCAAGTTCACCAACGTGGGGCGTATGTTGCTGGAGCGCGGGCGGGTGCTGCTGGAAGCGGCCGACAAGCTGACCACCGACGCCGAGGCGCTGGCGCGCGGTTGGGAAACCCACCTGACCATCGTCAGCGAAGCGCTGTCGCCGCCGAGCCTGCTGTTTCCGCTGGTGGACAAGCTGGCGCTGAAGGCCAACACCCAGGTGTCGATTTTCACCGAGGTGCTGGCGGGCGCCTGGGAGCGGCTGGAGCAGGGGCGCGCCGACATCGTGATCGCGCCGGACATGCATTTTCGCGCGTCGTCGGAGATCAACACCCGCAAACTGTACAAGGTAATGAGCGTTTACGTCGCCGCGCCGGATCATCCTATCCACCAGGAGCCGGAGCCGTTGTCCGAGGTGACCCGCGTGAAGTACCGCGGCATCGCGGTGGCGGATACCGCCCGCGAGCGCCCGGTGTTGACCGTGCAGCTGCTGGATAAGCAGCAGCGTCTGACGGTGAGCACCATCGAAGACAAGCGTCTGGCGCTGCTGGCCGGGCTGGGGGTGGCGACCATGCCGTATCCGATGGTGGAGAAAGACATCGAGGCCGGGCGGCTGCGCGTGGTGGGGCCGGAATACAGCCGCGAAGCCGATATCATCATGGCCTGGCGACGCGACAGCATGGGGGAGGCGAAAGCCTGGTTCCTGCGCGAAATTCCGCGCCTGTTCGCGCAGCGTTAA
- a CDS encoding pirin family protein, translated as MITCRTAQQCGQADFGWLQARYTFSFGHYFDPKLMGYASLRVLNQEVLAPGASFQPRTYPSVDILNLILQGEAEYRDSDGNAARVKASEALLLATQPGLSYSEQNVSSDTPLTRLQLWLDACPERNNERVQRLTLPTAGNLLLASPDGAQGSLQLRQQVWIHHLDLQPGEEQTLTINGPRAYLQSIHGTIAATGERHEAQRLTCGDGAFVREENRLTIRAETPLRALLIDLPV; from the coding sequence ATGATTACATGCAGAACAGCACAACAATGCGGGCAAGCTGACTTTGGTTGGCTGCAGGCTCGCTACACTTTTTCCTTTGGTCACTACTTCGATCCCAAACTGATGGGCTATGCGTCGCTGCGGGTGCTGAATCAGGAGGTGCTGGCGCCGGGCGCGTCGTTCCAGCCGCGCACCTATCCCAGCGTGGATATCCTGAACCTGATCCTGCAGGGCGAGGCGGAATACCGCGACAGCGACGGCAACGCCGCGCGCGTCAAAGCCAGCGAAGCGCTGCTGCTGGCCACCCAGCCAGGCCTGAGCTACAGCGAACAGAACGTCAGCAGCGATACGCCGCTGACCCGCCTGCAGCTGTGGCTGGACGCCTGCCCGGAACGCAACAACGAGCGGGTGCAGCGCCTGACGCTGCCGACGGCGGGCAACCTGCTGCTGGCCTCACCGGACGGCGCGCAGGGCAGCCTGCAGCTGCGCCAGCAGGTTTGGATCCACCATCTCGATCTGCAGCCGGGCGAAGAGCAAACGCTGACGATTAACGGGCCGCGCGCCTATTTGCAGTCGATTCACGGCACCATCGCCGCCACCGGTGAACGCCACGAAGCACAGCGCCTGACCTGCGGCGACGGCGCCTTCGTGCGCGAGGAGAATCGCCTGACGATCCGCGCCGAGACCCCGCTACGCGCGCTGCTGATTGACCTGCCGGTGTAA
- the rsmI gene encoding 16S rRNA (cytidine(1402)-2'-O)-methyltransferase gives MNQHQQSVISASTLYVVPTPIGNLGDITHRALEVLKSVDLIAAEDTRHTGLLLQHFAINARLFALHDHNEQQKADQLLAKLQEGQSIALVSDAGTPLINDPGYHLVRRCREAGIRVVPLPGACAATTALCAAGVASDRFCYEGFLPAKTKGRKDTLMALAEEPRTLIFYESTHRLLESLQDMVTVWGPQRYVVLARELTKTWESIHGAPVGELLAWVQEDEVRRRGEMVLIVEGHKAQEDALPLEALRTLALLQKELPLKKAAALAAEIHGVKKNALYKHALEQQQP, from the coding sequence ATGAATCAACACCAACAATCAGTCATTTCTGCATCAACGCTGTATGTGGTGCCCACCCCCATCGGCAATTTGGGCGATATCACTCACCGGGCGTTAGAGGTACTGAAAAGCGTTGATCTGATCGCGGCGGAAGACACGCGCCATACCGGATTGCTGCTGCAACACTTCGCGATCAACGCGCGTCTGTTCGCGCTGCATGACCACAACGAACAGCAAAAAGCCGATCAGCTGCTGGCGAAACTGCAGGAAGGCCAGAGCATCGCGCTGGTGTCCGACGCCGGCACGCCGCTGATCAACGATCCCGGTTATCACCTGGTGCGCCGCTGCCGCGAGGCCGGCATTCGCGTGGTGCCGCTGCCGGGCGCCTGCGCCGCTACCACCGCGCTGTGCGCAGCGGGCGTCGCTTCTGACCGCTTCTGCTACGAAGGCTTCCTGCCGGCGAAAACCAAGGGGCGCAAGGATACGCTGATGGCGCTGGCGGAGGAACCGCGCACGCTGATTTTCTACGAATCCACTCACCGCCTGCTGGAAAGCCTGCAGGACATGGTCACCGTCTGGGGCCCGCAGCGCTATGTGGTGCTGGCGCGCGAGCTGACCAAAACCTGGGAATCTATCCACGGTGCGCCGGTGGGCGAACTGCTGGCGTGGGTGCAGGAAGATGAAGTGCGCCGCCGCGGCGAGATGGTGCTGATCGTCGAAGGCCACAAGGCGCAGGAGGATGCGTTGCCGCTCGAGGCGCTGCGCACGCTGGCGCTGCTGCAAAAAGAGCTGCCGCTGAAAAAGGCGGCGGCGCTGGCGGCGGAAATTCACGGCGTGAAGAAAAATGCGCTGTATAAGCACGCGCTGGAGCAACAACAGCCGTAA